The Paraburkholderia acidiphila DNA window TGCGCGATGGGCGGCTCTTCACGTCGGCGGGCGTGACCGCGGGCATCGATCTGTGTCTCTCGCTGGTTGCGGAAGACTGGGGACACGATCTGGCGGTGCGCGTTGCGAAGCGGCTGGTGGTGTATATCCAGCGCGAGGGCGGCCAGTCCCAATACAGCCCGTATATCGGCGCTGGCAAAGACGAAGACCCGATACTGCACAAGGTGTATCGATACGTGAGCGAACATATCAGCGATACGCTTTCGATCGAGGCGCTCGCCAGCGCGGCTGCCGTGAGCCGGCGCACGTTGTCGCGCATCTTCGCGAAGAACGCGAAGGTCACGCCCTCCGTATTCGTCGAGCAGGTTCGCGTCGATACCGCGAGGAAACTGCTTGAAGACACCGATGCGCCGCTCAAGACGGTCGCATTCAAATGCGGGTTTCATAGCGCCACGCATATGCGCACGACGTTCTCACGGCGCTTGAATGTCACGCCAAAACAATATCGCCTGCGATTTCGCGGGGAGGCGAGTGCGTAGCACCGATTCCCAGGCGGAGTGCGCGAACGCGCCTTCCGCGCAAGGCCTTCCCGATATCATCGAGCCTGGTTTGTCGATCCTCTTTTGCGGGATCAATCCGGGCATGCGTGCGGCGGCTGCGGGGCATCACTTCGACGGCAGAGGGAACCGGTTCTGGCGAGTGCTCCATCGCGCTGGCTATACGAAGGAAGCGTTTCGCCCTGAGAACGACCGTGAGCTGCTGCGGTATGGCTTTGGTCTGACGACAGCGGTCTCACGCGCGACGGCGCGCGCGAACGAATTGTCGAGAGCGGAAATTCGAGCCGCCGCGGCGCAGTTTGAACAGAAGATTCAACGCTACGCGCCGAGGTTCGTCGCCTTCCTTGGCAAGATGGCGCTTGCCGAAATGTCCGGCAAGCGCGATATCGAGTGGGGTTCGCAATCCAGCCGGTTCGGCGGGGCGCGCGTATGGGTCCTGCCGAACCCGAGCGGCCTGAACCGCGCATTCAGCCTCGACGCACTGGTGGACGCCTATCGCGAACTGCGTATCGCGGCGGAGTCGTCGGACGAATAACTGCGTGGCTGCAGATGTTGCGTGTGCGTTTCGGCATGCCGCGCGGCTTCGCGATGGCTTTCACGCTGTGTGCACTCACCCCCGGATGTCACGCCGCTTGCACATTGAAGACATGCATTGCCTCGCAGCGTTTCCGTCACGAACTCCACGAAGGACCGAATCTTGCTGCTCGTTCCGCGCCGCTCGACATGAAGCAGATTGACTGGCGTGGATTCGGGTTCGTATTGCCTCAAGATCGGCACCAGATTTCCGCAGGCCACTTCGGCTGCGGCCTGATAGGACAGCAACTGCGTGATCCCCACGCCGTCTTGCACCGCCGAAATGGCGGCGGGCGCCAGATTCACGATCAGACGGGGCTGAAGCCGCACGGGGATCTTTGAATTATTTTCGTAAAACATCCATTCGTGCGGTTGAGAAACGCCGGTGAAGGAAACGCAATGATGGGCGGCCAGGTCTCTCGGATGCATCGGTTCTCCATACTCCGCGAGATACGCGGGAGACGCGAAGGTTTGACGCCGCACGGATCCGAGGCGCACTGCGAACGTGGATGAATCTTCGAGGTGGCCAATGCGTATGGCGATATCCACGCCTTCTTCGAGCAGCCGCGTGGGCCGATCGAGGTACACGGCGTTCACGCTGACTTCGGCGTAGCGCAGCGTGTAAGCGTTGACGAGCGGGGCGATGAAAAGCTGGCCGAGCTGGACCGGCGCCGTAATCGTGAGCGTGCCCACAGGGTTCGCGGGGTCGGCTGCGATATGCGACTCCGCGTCGGTAATGCCATCGAGCAGCTTGCGGCACGCGTCGAGGTAGGCGACGCCCGCGTCCGTGGGCCGGACCGAGCGTGTCGTGCGCGCCAGCAGTTGCGCGCCCAGGCGCGTTTCGAGCGAGTTGACCGCCCGCGAAACCGCTGCGCGCGACAAGCCGAATTTATCGGATGCGGCGCTAAAGCTGCCGCGTTCGAGGATGGCTACAAAGACCTCCATCTCGCGTAATCTGTCCATCTTGATGTCCCAATCCCAGTCTCTTTCAAACCGAAAACAAAAATAAAAACCGCTCGGCGCTTGACCATTGCTGGCTCGTTTTCAAACCTTCGCCAATCGCACTCGCCTCGATTGATTCTAAGCAACGCGCGCGCTCTGTAGTGCCTCGTCGGCTGGATTGGCTCAAAAGCGCGCAGAAATGACCCATGCGAAATCAGTGGGGCTTTGCGTTGACGCGACTCACTCGAGCTTCCGGGTCGCGAATAGACGGCTTGGCAAAATTCTCGTACTAGATGGCCCAAAATCAGGCCAGGCGAGACTTTAAGAAATTGGGTTCATCTCTGACAATAAAGCACTCGGTGAACAGCAACAATGCGCGGCGAACCCATGACGGGATCCTCGCATCGCGTGAAAGAGCAAGCCACCGAATCGCATCACAGTGAAATAGTCACATCAAACAGTACAGCTAACGAAACGAGAGAAGTTGCCGATCGCCATGACGACTGCGAACCCTTTGACGACTGGAACGAATGCGGCGACGAACCCGCGGTCGGTGGATCAGGTCACTGTGCGCGAGGCCGCGGCAGCGGCGCAGCCTGCCCCCGCACAGGTGGCGTTTACCGGGCGCATTGTCGTGGGCCTGCTCGGCATGTTGTTCGCTTCGTTGCTGGCCATTCTGAATGAGCAGGTGACCGCGGCGGCGATGGCCGATATCCAGGGCGCGTTCCTGATCGGTCATGACGACGGGACCTGGCTGACCTCGCTCTTCGAAGCCGCCAATGTCGCCATCATGGTGTTTGCGCCGTGGTTCGGCATCACCTTCACGCTCAAGCGGTTCACGATCGGCGCCGTGCTCGCGACGATGTTCTTCGGCTTGCTTTGCCCGTTTTCGCCGAATCTGGCGTCGCTGTACGTCTTGCGTATCTTCCAGGGAATGGCGGGCGGTTGCCTGCCCCCCATGCTGATCATCGTAGCGCTGCGCTATTTGCCGCCCAAATTCAAGCTGTATGGGCTCGCCGGCTACGCGCTGACGGCGACCTTCGGGCCGGCGCTCGGCACACCGCTCGCCGCGTTGTGGACGGAGTTCGTGAACTGGCGCATGGCGTTCTGGCAAATCATTCCGCTCGGCGTGCTGTGCTGTATTGCGATCCAGCAGGGGCTTCCCGCCGATCCGGTCAAGCTCGAACGCTTTCGCACGTTCAACTGGATTGGGTTCATCACGGGCTTCCCCGCGTTTGTCATGCTCGTGACGGCGCTTTTGCAAGGCGATCGGCTCGACTGGTTCAATTCGCCGTTGATCGCCTTCCTGTTCTGCGCGGGCGGGTTGTTGCTCGTCGTGTTTCTCATCAACGAATGGTTTCAGCCCGTGCCGTTTTTCAAGCTGCAGTTACTGGAGCGCAGGAATTTCACGCATGGACTCTCAACGCTGCTGGGCACCGTGATCCTGCTGGTGGGCGTGGCGGCGATCCCTGGCCAGTTTCTTGCCCAGATTCACAAGTACCGGCCGCTGCAGACGGCGCCGCTCTCGCTGCTGCTGGCCATTCCGCTGCTGATTACGCTGCCATTGACCGCCGCTGTGTTGAATACGCGGCGCGCCGATCATCGCTGGGTGATCGCGATAGGTCTGTCCCTGATGTTCGCGACATTCGCCATGGGAAGCTTCATGACGTCCGAGTGGATTCGCGAGAACTTCTATGCCCTGCAGGCGCTGCAGATCGTCGCGCAGCCCATGGTAATCATGTCGATCCTGATGGGGGTCACGACTGGTTTGCCGCCAACGGAAGGCCCGTTTGCTTCGGCCATGTTCAACACGGTCAAGACGTTCGCCGCCGCGATTGCGACGGGTCTGATCGAGGGCGTGGGAACGGTGCGCGAACACTTTCATTCCAGCATGCTCGTCGACCAGTTGGGCAATCGCGCGCTGGTGGCGGGCACGGGTCTCGACACCCCCCAGGCGCTGGGGCAAATCGCGCACCGCATTCATGAGCAGGCCGTCGTTCTGACTTCCGCCGATCTCTATCGTGTGATGGCGTGCATTGCGCTCGTTCTGCTTGTTCTTGTTCCGGTGCTGCCGGTGCGTATCTATCCGCCGTGGAGCACCACGACGCCCGCTTCGAAATGAGGTTCGTTTTCCATGTCATCGACCAAACCCAACCCCGCACCGTCCAGGCTGAAATGGTTTCGCATCGCCGCAGTGATCGTCGTCGTCATCGTCGCTGTGTGGGCCGGCATCAAGCTGTTGTCGCGCTCGAGTTCGGAATCCACGAACGACGCCTACGTCACCGCGGACTTCACGCTCGTCGCGCCGCGCGTAGCGGGGCAGATCACGGATGTATTGGCGAACGATAACGAGGACGTGAAAGCGGGCCAGTTGCTGGTGCGTATCGACGACCGCGACTATCGCGCCGCGTTGATGAGCGCGCAGGCGGAGGTAGCGGGAGCGAAGGCATCCGTTGCGAACCTCGACGCGCAGATCGCGCGCCAGCCCTCGCTGGTCGATCAGGCGCGCGCCACGCTGCGCTCGGACGACGCGTCGATCGGCTTTGCGCGGGCCAACGCCACGCGCTACCAGAATCTTGCCGCGTCGGGAGCCGGAGCCGCGCAGGAGCAGCAACAGGCGTCGAGCACGCTTGCTGAGCAGCTTGCGCAGCAGGCGCACGATCAGGCGGTGCTGAGCGCCACCGAGCAGAATCTGGACGTATTGCGCACCGAACGCGACAAGGTCGCGGGTGCGCTGGAGCACGCGCAAGCGATGCTCGAACAGGCGCAGCTCAACCTCTCCTATACGGAGATCCGCGCGCCCGTTGACGGCAAGGTGGGACGCCGCTCGGCGCGGGTGGGCGCATTCGTGACGCCTGGCGCGCCGGTGCTGGCAATCGTGCCGCTTGCGGATGCGTATGTGGTCGCGAACTTCCAGGAGAGCCAGATCACGAACATGCGTCCCGGTGAGCGTGTGCGCGTGACCGTCGACAGCCTTCCGGGTGTCGTAATTCGTGGCCGTATCGACAGCCTCGCGCCGGCGACCGGCGTGAGCTTCGCGCCGATCGCACCGGACAACGCAACGGGCAACTTCACGAAGGTCGTGCAGCGCGTGCCCGTCAAGATCACGATCGATCGCGGCCAGCCGGCTGCAGCGGCATTGAGTGTGGGACTCTCGGTGGAAGCGGAAGTGGCCGTTGGCCGGAATTCGGAAGCGACGGCAGAGGGAGCGGAAAGAAAATGAACGCGAGCCAACACGCTATTCGCGCGATCCTCCTCACGGTGCTCGCCTGCCTCGTCATCGCGGGTTGCACGGTCGGTCCCAACTTCGAACCACCGAAGTCGGCTACGCCAGAGGTCTTCAATCGCACACAGACAGCGCAAGCGCAAAGCAAGGCAGTAGAAGCGCAGTTCGGTCTGGAATGGTGGACGCTTTTCAACGATCCCGTTTTGAACGGCCTGGAAAAGCAGCTGGCCGACGCGAACCTGGACGTGGCGGCGGCCTCCGCGCGCTTGCTGCAGAGCCGTGCCGAGCGCCGCGTGGCGGGCGCCGCGCAATATCCGACGCTCGACGGCGCTGCTTCGTATAACCGCGAACGCGGCAGCGAAAACGGCATTCTTTCGCTGCTTGGCGTCACACCTTCACAAAGTCAGCCGCTGTCGGCTTCGGGCAGCGCACCGCTCGGCGTGTCGGCGATGCCGGGCTCGAAGGGCTCGCCTGCCTACAACCTGTATCAGGCTGGCTTCGACGCTTCATGGGAGGTGGATATCTGGGGCCACGTGCGCCGCAGCGTGGAAGAGGCGACGGCGCTTTCCGAAGCCTCCTATGAGGACCGCAACGCCGTCTTGCTGAGCGCACGCGCGGAGCTTGCCCGCGACTACATCGAACTGCGCAACACACAGGAACTCCTGCAAATCGCGAAGGAAAACCTGGATATCGCCAACGACGCCTTGAAGCTTACGCAAGTGCGCGCGCATGAAGGCGTCACGACGGATCTCGATGTCTCGAACGCATCGGCTCAGGTGGAGAATATCGAAAGTCTGATTCCCACACTCGAATCGCAGTCCGAAACAAGGATCAATGCAATCGGCCTGTTGCTCGGCGAAGAGCCCGGCGCGCTGCGGCAGACGCTCGCCACGACGCAGGAAGTCCCTGTTCTTCCCGCACAGGTCCCGATCGGCTTTCCTTCCGAACTCGTGCAGCGCCGACCGGATATTCGCGAGGCAGAGGCTAAATTGCACGCGGCGACGGCGTCGATAGGTGTGGCGAAGGCCGATTTTTATCCGCGCATCATGCTCAATGGAAGCGCGGGCTTTCAGAGTCTTCAACTTTCGAGTCTGGCCAGTTGGGCATCGGGGCAGTTTGTCGTTGGCCCTTCCATTACGTTTCCTATTTTCGAAGGCGGGCGCTTGAAGGGCACGCTCCAGCTGC harbors:
- a CDS encoding efflux transporter outer membrane subunit, with translation MNASQHAIRAILLTVLACLVIAGCTVGPNFEPPKSATPEVFNRTQTAQAQSKAVEAQFGLEWWTLFNDPVLNGLEKQLADANLDVAAASARLLQSRAERRVAGAAQYPTLDGAASYNRERGSENGILSLLGVTPSQSQPLSASGSAPLGVSAMPGSKGSPAYNLYQAGFDASWEVDIWGHVRRSVEEATALSEASYEDRNAVLLSARAELARDYIELRNTQELLQIAKENLDIANDALKLTQVRAHEGVTTDLDVSNASAQVENIESLIPTLESQSETRINAIGLLLGEEPGALRQTLATTQEVPVLPAQVPIGFPSELVQRRPDIREAEAKLHAATASIGVAKADFYPRIMLNGSAGFQSLQLSSLASWASGQFVVGPSITFPIFEGGRLKGTLQLREAQQQEAAIAYKQTVLRAWQEVDDALVTYDAEQRRRDRLAQAVTMNQRALSVATARYKAGALDYLDVLNVQRQLLEAQSSLEQSKATAATNLITLCKALGGGWESTYGG
- a CDS encoding MFS transporter — translated: MTTANPLTTGTNAATNPRSVDQVTVREAAAAAQPAPAQVAFTGRIVVGLLGMLFASLLAILNEQVTAAAMADIQGAFLIGHDDGTWLTSLFEAANVAIMVFAPWFGITFTLKRFTIGAVLATMFFGLLCPFSPNLASLYVLRIFQGMAGGCLPPMLIIVALRYLPPKFKLYGLAGYALTATFGPALGTPLAALWTEFVNWRMAFWQIIPLGVLCCIAIQQGLPADPVKLERFRTFNWIGFITGFPAFVMLVTALLQGDRLDWFNSPLIAFLFCAGGLLLVVFLINEWFQPVPFFKLQLLERRNFTHGLSTLLGTVILLVGVAAIPGQFLAQIHKYRPLQTAPLSLLLAIPLLITLPLTAAVLNTRRADHRWVIAIGLSLMFATFAMGSFMTSEWIRENFYALQALQIVAQPMVIMSILMGVTTGLPPTEGPFASAMFNTVKTFAAAIATGLIEGVGTVREHFHSSMLVDQLGNRALVAGTGLDTPQALGQIAHRIHEQAVVLTSADLYRVMACIALVLLVLVPVLPVRIYPPWSTTTPASK
- the mug gene encoding G/U mismatch-specific DNA glycosylase gives rise to the protein MRSTDSQAECANAPSAQGLPDIIEPGLSILFCGINPGMRAAAAGHHFDGRGNRFWRVLHRAGYTKEAFRPENDRELLRYGFGLTTAVSRATARANELSRAEIRAAAAQFEQKIQRYAPRFVAFLGKMALAEMSGKRDIEWGSQSSRFGGARVWVLPNPSGLNRAFSLDALVDAYRELRIAAESSDE
- a CDS encoding HlyD family secretion protein; translated protein: MSSTKPNPAPSRLKWFRIAAVIVVVIVAVWAGIKLLSRSSSESTNDAYVTADFTLVAPRVAGQITDVLANDNEDVKAGQLLVRIDDRDYRAALMSAQAEVAGAKASVANLDAQIARQPSLVDQARATLRSDDASIGFARANATRYQNLAASGAGAAQEQQQASSTLAEQLAQQAHDQAVLSATEQNLDVLRTERDKVAGALEHAQAMLEQAQLNLSYTEIRAPVDGKVGRRSARVGAFVTPGAPVLAIVPLADAYVVANFQESQITNMRPGERVRVTVDSLPGVVIRGRIDSLAPATGVSFAPIAPDNATGNFTKVVQRVPVKITIDRGQPAAAALSVGLSVEAEVAVGRNSEATAEGAERK
- a CDS encoding LysR family transcriptional regulator, with the protein product MDRLREMEVFVAILERGSFSAASDKFGLSRAAVSRAVNSLETRLGAQLLARTTRSVRPTDAGVAYLDACRKLLDGITDAESHIAADPANPVGTLTITAPVQLGQLFIAPLVNAYTLRYAEVSVNAVYLDRPTRLLEEGVDIAIRIGHLEDSSTFAVRLGSVRRQTFASPAYLAEYGEPMHPRDLAAHHCVSFTGVSQPHEWMFYENNSKIPVRLQPRLIVNLAPAAISAVQDGVGITQLLSYQAAAEVACGNLVPILRQYEPESTPVNLLHVERRGTSSKIRSFVEFVTETLRGNACLQCASGVTSGGECTQRESHREAARHAETHTQHLQPRSYSSDDSAAIRSSR
- a CDS encoding GlxA family transcriptional regulator; its protein translation is MKVAIVVFDGVQALDVAGPLDVFAEANTFLSEHQRYEVTLVGREAGAVTCSNGMQLAVSLGYADRDVQWDLLLVAGGPQLPDVHPSNEFLAWLQNQARSTSRYGSVCNGAFVLAHAGLLDGKEVTTHWSDASRLSNEFPHANVQPDRIFVRDGRLFTSAGVTAGIDLCLSLVAEDWGHDLAVRVAKRLVVYIQREGGQSQYSPYIGAGKDEDPILHKVYRYVSEHISDTLSIEALASAAAVSRRTLSRIFAKNAKVTPSVFVEQVRVDTARKLLEDTDAPLKTVAFKCGFHSATHMRTTFSRRLNVTPKQYRLRFRGEASA